In Ptychodera flava strain L36383 chromosome 6, AS_Pfla_20210202, whole genome shotgun sequence, the sequence TGTAATCAGACACGGTGACAACCATTTCAAATGTCTGGACAATTGCAGTGTCAGTGTGATGCACCAACTTGTTGGAAAATTGGTGAGCTGTATCACAGAGGTTATATATACCTCCATAGCTGTATAAAAAGACTATTTCATTTGGCATTGCTTATGAACAGGTGAAACAAGAACTGAACTTACTTGTCCCACACAAATAACTTTATTGCACAGTGAACAGTGAGATCCAAGGATCAGTAACTTCCGCTCAGTTGTAAATGGATCTCTCATGACAAACACATCTTCCAGTAACCTGCCATTGTTGAAAagatgtattcatttattaccTTTCCCATTTTATGAGATATTTATCATGtatatgatatcaaaatattgaaaaaatactaGAGAAAACAGACAGGAATAAATTTGCTTGGATAAAATGGaatgttacacacttgttttcacTGTCACCCCACAATTTTATGAGTTTTATCATAACTGTTAATATAAGTTTTATTATAATTGCTTCCTCAAGTGACTCTGCCCAAGTTGGTAATTAGGTATTTTGCAAAGTTGTTTACTCATCTACCCAACTACCGGTATGTTCATTGTTGCATTTATTGCATTTACTGATGCAATTCAGTTATGTAATTATGTAATATGCCCACTTCGTACTAAGAGTACTGTACCTTACAACACTCTCTGATAGTGTATGTTGAGTACGtattaataaaatgttaaatgtgaaaatattacatcatacAACTGCTGCAAGCGCAACATTTGGTaacattcaacatttatttaggtactatgtgcctcaaaagtgaaaaacagcTTTGAAGATTTAATTTCATTGGATGATCCataataattgctaatttgtgaATCGTTTTCTCATGTTTATCATGCAGAAGATGTACCGGTAATTGTGCCCCTATTCAGTGTGTAAAGAACGATACCGGCTCACATGTCGTAAATATACTCACAAGACTGACTTCGTGAATGGAGGAGAGTTTCCAAAATATTCGTAGGGTGCATGAAGGTTACACAATTCACAAGTGAAAGTTCCAATCTTTTTGTTACGCTCAACGCGTATGGATTTCGGATTGTCGACAGCAGGTACTTCCATTGATAATGTCTCTTTCCTACAATCCTAGCTGCTGTCCACTTTTCTCAAGAATGTCAAATCTTTCCAGCTACCATGATAGGCAGCATCGCTTTTTTCCCGCAGTACACAGTACCATGTCAGACGCAGTAGTTACACTTCAATTCCACGGAGACTATCGATGTCTCTTTATAAACCTCTCTGCTGATCCTGGACCAGGCCACACACCAATCACCATGCATGAATCTCTGTATCTCTCGCATCAGCTGATCAGAGGTACGTATACAATCGCGACCTATCAACTTTGACCTTTGTCTCAGTAGTTTTACTCGTAATTTGATCTTCTGTCGGTTAACATTAATTTAGACTTATTACCAAGTATTTAaagtaaaattcaataaaagattAATGAAAAGGTGAAAGAACACGATAAATTTCCGACAATGATATTGTTACTAGGGGTCAAGCTACTGGCGGGAAACACAAAGATGGCGCCGTATAGAAGGCATACTGTGTTCATTGTGTGAAGTACtgcttgaaaaatacatgaccgtggCAATCGATTGACTTGGATACCTCAACTCTAAAACGGTAGGACGAAAGAACATATATCTACAGACTTACCATAATT encodes:
- the LOC139134575 gene encoding cysteine-rich DPF motif domain-containing protein 1-like → MEVPAVDNPKSIRVERNKKIGTFTCELCNLHAPYEYFGNSPPFTKSVLLLEDVFVMRDPFTTERKLLILGSHCSLCNKVICVGQSCSLFYTKRFCLPCAFDNIQEFPTEIQQELVKKSSKDT